The Corynebacterium vitaeruminis DSM 20294 genome window below encodes:
- a CDS encoding SWIM zinc finger family protein — protein sequence MSEENQERRVVARDNVIYANFGAKKRIAPPEGSAPKVNVEKQLQAQQVPLDTASAFLRRAAEMLTDSGRLRRGREYAQDGHVLNPTFKQGVISADVAGSQNLPFQVSMSFAYRSTDDLAKITAILAADPNGMTKARAGQLGPEIVRLLLADSPDEVRFRCNCPDHSSCCKHAVALAEVAASLIDGDAGLAFSLRGINLLQLEQAVVQQAKHESQAKATLSQESFWRGGELPDLPRPKKAPALDDSDLVLLNKAMRLVSYTSIDELKAVADIEDMYDFLTQE from the coding sequence GTGAGCGAGGAGAACCAGGAGCGCCGGGTGGTCGCCCGGGACAACGTCATCTACGCGAACTTCGGCGCGAAGAAGCGGATCGCCCCGCCCGAGGGTTCGGCGCCGAAGGTGAACGTCGAAAAGCAACTGCAGGCGCAGCAGGTCCCGCTGGACACCGCGAGCGCGTTTCTCAGGCGCGCGGCGGAGATGCTCACCGATTCCGGCAGGCTGCGGCGCGGGCGCGAGTACGCCCAGGACGGCCACGTGCTCAACCCCACCTTCAAGCAGGGCGTGATCAGCGCGGACGTCGCGGGCTCGCAGAACCTCCCGTTCCAGGTCTCGATGAGCTTTGCCTACCGCTCCACGGACGACCTGGCCAAGATCACCGCGATCCTCGCCGCGGACCCGAACGGGATGACCAAGGCGCGCGCCGGGCAGCTTGGCCCTGAGATCGTGCGCTTGCTGCTCGCCGATTCGCCCGATGAGGTGCGCTTTCGCTGCAATTGCCCCGATCATTCCAGCTGTTGCAAGCACGCCGTTGCGCTCGCGGAGGTCGCGGCGTCGCTTATCGACGGCGATGCCGGGTTGGCCTTCAGCCTGCGCGGCATCAACCTCCTCCAGCTGGAGCAGGCGGTGGTGCAGCAGGCCAAGCACGAGTCGCAGGCCAAGGCCACCCTGTCCCAGGAATCCTTCTGGCGCGGCGGGGAGTTGCCCGACCTTCCGCGGCCGAAGAAGGCGCCCGCCCTCGACGACTCCGACCTCGTGCTGCTGAACAAGGCGATGCGGCTGGTGAGCTACACGAGCATCGACGAGCTCAAGGCGGTGGCCGACATCGAGGACATGTACGACTTCCTCACCCAGGAATAA
- a CDS encoding metallophosphoesterase family protein: MGLKFLHTSDLQIGMTRGFLGADAQPRFEAARIEAIARLGRAAADNGCAFIVMAGDVFEHNSLAPRTIGRAVEALKALPVPVFLLSGNHDPLTADSYFYQVSEIAGVTVFYDSEPIEFTAPGGEVVELVGAPLRSRHTSEDLVAQAIAGLEPTSRIRIAVGHGQVFSRGDEDAPNLIDLPLVERKLAEGAIDYLAMGDTHSAQPIGSSGRVWYSGAPEATDFRELATGGGENNSGKALVVEVTKPGVEQAEVSVEEVEVGQWTFEAPVVEVNSRAEAEEFISFLDAYPHKERTVIKYALVGTVDIATKRYLESALAEREEVFAVLYERERLMDLHLEPSEDDLAELAQGGFVGRALEELIAQAGAESEGFDAAAAIEAEAAGGGGADPDRGTVARDAINLLFRLSKES, translated from the coding sequence ATGGGTCTAAAGTTCCTTCACACCTCGGATCTCCAGATCGGCATGACGCGCGGGTTCCTGGGCGCGGACGCGCAGCCGCGCTTCGAGGCCGCCCGCATCGAGGCGATCGCCCGGCTCGGCCGCGCCGCCGCCGACAACGGCTGCGCCTTCATCGTCATGGCGGGCGACGTCTTCGAGCACAACTCGCTGGCACCGCGCACCATCGGCCGCGCCGTCGAGGCGCTCAAGGCGCTGCCCGTTCCGGTGTTCTTGCTCTCCGGCAACCACGACCCGCTCACCGCGGATTCCTACTTCTATCAGGTCTCCGAGATAGCGGGTGTGACGGTCTTCTACGACTCGGAGCCGATCGAGTTCACCGCCCCTGGCGGCGAGGTGGTCGAGCTGGTCGGCGCGCCGCTGCGCAGCCGCCACACCTCGGAGGACTTGGTGGCCCAGGCCATCGCGGGCCTCGAGCCTACCTCTAGGATCCGCATCGCGGTGGGCCACGGCCAGGTCTTCTCCCGTGGCGACGAGGACGCGCCCAACCTCATCGACCTCCCGCTGGTCGAGCGCAAGCTCGCCGAGGGCGCGATCGACTATCTGGCCATGGGGGACACCCACTCGGCGCAGCCCATCGGATCGAGCGGGCGCGTGTGGTACTCGGGCGCGCCGGAGGCCACGGACTTCCGGGAGCTGGCCACCGGAGGCGGGGAGAACAACTCCGGCAAGGCGCTCGTGGTGGAGGTGACCAAGCCCGGGGTGGAGCAAGCCGAGGTCTCCGTCGAGGAGGTCGAGGTGGGGCAGTGGACCTTCGAGGCCCCGGTGGTGGAGGTCAACTCGCGCGCCGAGGCCGAGGAGTTCATCTCCTTCCTCGACGCCTACCCGCACAAGGAACGCACGGTGATCAAGTACGCGCTGGTGGGCACGGTGGACATCGCCACCAAGCGCTACCTGGAGTCCGCCCTGGCGGAGCGCGAGGAGGTGTTCGCCGTCCTCTACGAGCGCGAGCGGCTCATGGACCTGCACCTCGAGCCCAGCGAGGACGACCTCGCCGAGCTCGCCCAGGGCGGCTTCGTCGGGCGCGCCCTGGAGGAGCTCATCGCCCAGGCGGGCGCGGAGAGCGAGGGCTTCGACGCGGCCGCGGCCATCGAGGCGGAGGCCGCGGGCGGCGGGGGAGCGGACCCCGACCGCGGCACGGTCGCCCGCGACGCCATCAACCTGCTGTTTCGTCTGAGCAAGGAGAGCTAG
- a CDS encoding AAA family ATPase, protein MRIKSLHIHNFRALASLDLEDLPDSGVVLISGENEKGKSTILEAVRTVLTVKSKSTSRAVKALKTIGGTEPPEVRLRAVVGNYEFELYKRFVNRATTSLEILAPAPASYSDSEAEDKLAEILAANLDPQLRDAMFITPEESGLGLKAAMIGSLTAALDERSGGDSGSDASGIIAAVEKEAARYYSPKNQSPTQELKAAEAAYAQAQAEREEAETKVASLEEAVGSVEAYTLRKSQAEGELPQAAQRCAAAAAELERATTASEEVARAAELLEQARLVEGIAREKLEDRRQRANALKSAEEELDSLVPQVEEARASRDEERELVVGAKQEIEAALDSQAKAKERRARAAQALRLSQLAGLLEEKRSLLRELSELVIPETELEEITQEQVAAIAKASQELEVATAVLEAQATSVTLRAASPTTVERDGEPLEVSDAQELLLTQPTTLSVGELSLEIRPGGGADESAVARAKANLEGLLDEAGCGSLEDAETRLTAWREHVAERRAVEVQRRGLLRDRSVEDIEREVEATEEQLAGHEEIPTVAEATERLADAEAALAEAEAAVSAAQAKASGFSEQPAAQKLARLEATLAAAQSGAERERSLLAEAEAAHPTEELENALAAAEEATAEKKRAHAAAEEAARGSDLGLAQASFDAAQAKADSVRARVDDATAQLLRLEGVIKVAEGSAEELERAKATEEAARTRRDQVLRRARAARLLLDTLLRHREEARQKYHAPFLAELEQLARPVFGGRTTFMLGDDLDVQTRTVDGATVPVSELSSGAREQLALLTRFAVARLVSSEGVPIFIDDQLGSTDELRLMHMGAVLRQLGSTEQVLIFSCAPNRFDYIRDLDVREMRDIATY, encoded by the coding sequence ATGCGCATCAAGAGCCTGCACATTCACAACTTCCGCGCGCTGGCCTCGCTCGATCTGGAGGATCTCCCGGACAGCGGAGTGGTGCTCATCTCGGGCGAGAACGAGAAGGGCAAGTCCACGATCCTGGAGGCCGTGCGCACGGTTCTCACGGTGAAGTCCAAGTCCACCTCCCGGGCGGTCAAGGCGCTCAAAACCATCGGCGGCACCGAGCCGCCCGAGGTACGTCTGCGCGCCGTGGTCGGCAATTACGAGTTCGAGCTGTACAAGCGATTCGTCAACCGCGCCACCACCAGCCTCGAGATCCTCGCCCCTGCGCCTGCCAGCTACTCCGACAGCGAGGCGGAGGACAAGCTCGCAGAGATCCTGGCCGCGAACCTGGATCCGCAGCTGCGCGATGCCATGTTCATCACCCCGGAGGAATCGGGGCTGGGGCTCAAGGCCGCGATGATCGGCTCGCTCACCGCCGCCCTCGACGAGCGCTCCGGCGGCGACTCCGGCTCGGACGCGAGTGGCATTATCGCCGCGGTGGAAAAGGAGGCGGCGCGCTACTACAGCCCCAAGAACCAGTCCCCGACGCAGGAGCTCAAGGCGGCCGAGGCGGCCTACGCCCAGGCCCAGGCAGAGCGCGAAGAAGCCGAGACCAAGGTCGCGAGCCTCGAGGAGGCGGTGGGCAGCGTGGAGGCCTACACGCTGCGCAAGTCCCAGGCCGAGGGGGAGCTGCCGCAGGCGGCGCAGCGGTGCGCGGCCGCCGCCGCGGAGCTCGAGCGCGCCACCACGGCCTCCGAGGAGGTGGCGCGCGCCGCTGAGCTGCTCGAGCAGGCGCGGCTGGTGGAGGGGATCGCCAGAGAGAAGCTCGAGGATCGCAGGCAGAGGGCAAATGCCCTGAAGTCGGCGGAGGAAGAGCTAGACTCCTTGGTACCGCAGGTCGAGGAGGCGAGGGCGAGCCGCGACGAGGAGCGCGAGCTGGTCGTCGGGGCCAAGCAAGAAATCGAGGCGGCGTTGGACTCGCAGGCGAAGGCCAAGGAACGGCGCGCGCGGGCGGCGCAGGCCCTGCGTCTTTCGCAGTTGGCGGGCCTGCTCGAGGAAAAGCGGTCGCTGCTGCGCGAGCTCTCGGAGCTCGTGATCCCGGAGACCGAGCTCGAGGAGATCACCCAGGAGCAGGTCGCGGCGATCGCGAAGGCCTCCCAGGAGCTCGAGGTGGCCACCGCGGTGCTCGAAGCGCAGGCGACGAGCGTGACCCTGCGCGCGGCTTCACCCACGACGGTCGAGCGCGACGGCGAGCCGCTGGAGGTAAGCGATGCCCAGGAACTCCTGCTCACCCAGCCGACCACGCTGAGCGTGGGCGAGCTCAGCCTCGAGATCCGCCCCGGCGGCGGCGCCGACGAGTCCGCCGTCGCCCGCGCCAAGGCGAACCTGGAAGGCCTGCTGGACGAGGCCGGTTGCGGGTCGCTGGAGGACGCCGAGACCCGGTTGACGGCGTGGCGCGAGCACGTGGCCGAGCGCCGCGCGGTGGAGGTCCAGCGCAGGGGGCTGCTCCGCGATCGCAGCGTCGAGGACATCGAGCGCGAGGTCGAGGCGACCGAAGAACAGCTCGCAGGCCACGAGGAGATCCCGACGGTGGCTGAGGCGACCGAGCGTCTCGCCGACGCCGAGGCCGCGCTCGCCGAGGCGGAGGCAGCCGTTTCCGCCGCCCAGGCGAAGGCGAGCGGCTTCAGCGAGCAACCGGCCGCCCAGAAGCTGGCGCGCCTCGAGGCGACGCTCGCCGCGGCGCAGTCCGGCGCGGAACGCGAGCGCTCGTTGCTCGCCGAGGCGGAGGCGGCGCATCCCACAGAGGAGCTGGAAAACGCCCTTGCGGCGGCCGAGGAGGCTACCGCGGAGAAGAAGCGGGCCCACGCCGCCGCCGAGGAGGCCGCCCGCGGCAGCGACCTCGGCCTCGCCCAGGCCAGCTTCGATGCCGCCCAGGCGAAGGCGGATTCCGTGCGCGCCCGCGTGGACGACGCCACCGCCCAGCTGCTCCGGCTCGAGGGCGTGATCAAGGTCGCCGAGGGCTCCGCGGAGGAGCTCGAACGCGCCAAGGCCACGGAGGAGGCGGCCCGCACCCGCCGCGACCAGGTCCTAAGGAGGGCCCGTGCGGCGCGCCTGCTGCTGGATACCCTGCTCAGGCACCGGGAGGAGGCGCGGCAGAAGTACCACGCGCCTTTCCTCGCGGAGCTCGAGCAGCTTGCCCGCCCGGTCTTCGGCGGAAGGACCACCTTCATGCTGGGCGACGACCTCGACGTGCAGACCCGCACCGTCGACGGTGCGACCGTCCCGGTCTCCGAGCTCTCGAGCGGCGCGCGTGAGCAGCTCGCCCTGCTCACCCGCTTCGCCGTCGCGCGGCTGGTCTCCAGCGAGGGCGTGCCCATCTTCATCGATGACCAGCTGGGATCCACCGACGAGCTGCGTCTCATGCACATGGGCGCGGTCCTGCGCCAGCTGGGGTCGACGGAGCAGGTTCTCATCTTCAGCTGCGCGCCGAACCGCTTCGACTACATCCGCGACCTTGACGTCCGCGAGATGCGCGACATCGCGACGTACTAA
- a CDS encoding YceI family protein, with the protein MSDFNGTYALDPAHTTISFVARHAMVTKVRGKFEEFESSFTFNAEDPSASSATATIQAASINTGNADRDGHVKGDDFFAVDKFPTLTFTATSFDIDGDEGTVTGDLTIKGVTKSVKLDVEIDGVAEDPFGNTRLGFEAKTKINRLDFGIDFNAPLKTGGVLVSEEIKIEIEASAIKQA; encoded by the coding sequence ATGAGCGACTTCAACGGCACCTACGCCCTGGACCCGGCACACACCACCATTTCCTTCGTGGCTCGCCACGCAATGGTTACCAAGGTCCGCGGCAAGTTCGAGGAGTTCGAGTCGTCCTTTACCTTCAACGCCGAGGATCCTTCCGCTTCCTCCGCGACCGCTACCATCCAGGCAGCGTCCATCAACACCGGCAACGCTGACCGCGACGGCCACGTCAAGGGCGACGACTTCTTCGCCGTCGATAAGTTCCCCACCCTGACCTTCACCGCCACCTCCTTCGACATCGATGGCGACGAGGGCACCGTCACCGGCGACCTGACCATCAAGGGTGTTACCAAGTCCGTCAAGCTGGACGTCGAGATCGACGGTGTCGCCGAGGATCCGTTCGGCAACACCCGGCTGGGCTTCGAGGCCAAGACCAAGATCAACCGCCTCGACTTCGGCATCGACTTCAACGCCCCGCTGAAGACCGGCGGCGTCCTGGTCTCCGAGGAGATCAAGATCGAGATCGAGGCTTCCGCCATCAAGCAGGCCTAA
- a CDS encoding MarR family winged helix-turn-helix transcriptional regulator: MEGELDKPRWLDEEEQKFWRLMLAANRKIERTIDVALQQANGLTSSEFAVLVTLSEAPERQLRLRDLCAGLDWDRSRTSHQITRMERRGLVNKVKCEGDGRGVIVSLTADGLARLDEAAPSHVETVRRLVIDDLNHQDIPVISRFFQGILDEEVLEDCDCQD; encoded by the coding sequence ATGGAAGGCGAACTCGACAAGCCTCGTTGGCTCGATGAAGAAGAACAGAAGTTTTGGCGTTTGATGCTGGCTGCCAACCGCAAGATTGAGCGTACGATCGACGTCGCGCTGCAGCAGGCGAACGGTCTCACCTCATCTGAGTTTGCCGTTCTGGTGACGCTGTCGGAGGCCCCCGAGCGCCAGCTGCGCCTGCGGGACCTGTGCGCGGGGCTCGACTGGGACCGCAGCCGAACCTCCCACCAGATTACCCGCATGGAGCGCCGCGGGCTGGTCAACAAGGTCAAGTGCGAGGGCGACGGCCGCGGCGTCATCGTCTCCCTGACCGCCGACGGCCTGGCCCGCCTCGACGAGGCTGCCCCGAGCCACGTCGAGACCGTGCGCAGGCTCGTCATCGACGACCTCAACCACCAGGACATCCCCGTCATCAGCCGCTTCTTTCAGGGGATCCTCGACGAAGAGGTCCTCGAGGACTGCGACTGCCAGGACTAG
- a CDS encoding PspC domain-containing protein, with amino-acid sequence MSDFNSTNVYGTGDDQRPVLQRRLHRSRSERWVAGVLGGFAETYNINVTLLRVAFVASILLPGPQVIAYLAAWLIMPEGEQ; translated from the coding sequence ATGTCCGACTTCAACTCCACCAACGTCTACGGCACCGGCGACGACCAGCGCCCCGTCCTCCAGCGCCGCCTCCACCGGAGCCGCTCCGAGCGTTGGGTGGCTGGTGTCCTGGGCGGGTTCGCTGAGACCTACAACATCAACGTCACCCTCCTGCGCGTCGCCTTCGTCGCCTCCATCCTGCTGCCCGGCCCGCAGGTGATTGCCTACTTGGCCGCGTGGCTCATCATGCCCGAGGGCGAGCAGTAG
- a CDS encoding cation diffusion facilitator family transporter — translation MKLSIATAVATIALKVWAAVITGSVGFLSDAMESGVNLAAAIVGFLALKISIKPADANHHFGHGKAEYVSALVEGAMIFVASGFIIYSAIERLMAPQPLEQPGIGLLLSTLASVLNLVVGLALVRAGTANRSATLKADGKHLLTDVWTSAGVLVGIAAVALTGWLWLDPVIALVVGVNILYTGYKLLRESLSGLLSEVIPDAERAVLDDYLAGFEESNDVTFTEVRTVAGGRQRFVYLIMQVPAELTVARSHEIADLVERGVDEALGGAETFIHIEPRGKRLKVRRAS, via the coding sequence ATGAAACTGTCCATCGCCACCGCCGTGGCCACCATCGCCCTGAAGGTCTGGGCGGCGGTGATCACCGGCTCGGTCGGCTTCCTTTCCGACGCCATGGAGTCCGGCGTCAACCTCGCCGCCGCGATCGTGGGCTTCCTTGCGCTGAAGATCTCCATCAAACCAGCCGACGCCAACCACCACTTCGGCCACGGCAAGGCCGAGTACGTCTCCGCCCTCGTCGAGGGCGCGATGATCTTCGTCGCCTCCGGGTTCATCATCTACTCCGCGATCGAGCGCCTCATGGCGCCGCAGCCGCTGGAGCAGCCCGGCATCGGCCTCCTGCTCTCGACGCTCGCCTCGGTCCTCAACCTCGTGGTGGGTCTCGCGCTGGTGCGCGCGGGCACGGCCAACCGCTCGGCGACGCTCAAGGCGGACGGCAAGCACCTGCTCACCGACGTGTGGACCTCCGCTGGCGTCCTCGTTGGAATCGCGGCCGTGGCCTTGACCGGCTGGCTCTGGCTGGACCCGGTCATCGCGCTGGTGGTGGGCGTCAACATCCTCTACACCGGCTACAAGCTGCTGCGCGAGTCCCTCTCGGGGCTTTTGTCTGAGGTCATCCCCGACGCCGAGCGCGCGGTCCTCGACGACTACCTCGCAGGCTTCGAGGAAAGCAACGACGTCACCTTCACCGAGGTCCGCACGGTCGCGGGCGGTCGCCAGCGCTTCGTCTACCTCATCATGCAGGTGCCCGCCGAGCTCACCGTCGCCCGCAGCCACGAGATCGCCGACTTGGTCGAGCGCGGCGTCGACGAGGCGCTCGGCGGCGCGGAGACGTTCATCCACATCGAGCCGCGCGGGAAGCGGTTGAAGGTGAGGCGTGCTAGCTAG
- a CDS encoding Nramp family divalent metal transporter, whose amino-acid sequence MLGPAFVAAVAYVDPGNVAANVTAGAHYGYLLVWVLVLSNLMAVLIQYQSAKLGIVTGASLPETLGARLPRWARIGFWVQAEIVAAATDLAEVIGGAIALTLLFGIPLLWGAVITAAVSFVLLVAQGKRQRIFERVVIGLLIVIAFGFLAGLAISPPPLGQVASGLIPRFEGSETVLLAASMLGATVMPHAIYLHSALVNDRFGGSRRGIGVLLRASKFDVAWALLVAGLVNIGLLVLAAHSLFGVAGTDSIEGAHAAIVAGLGGVVGTIFAIGLLASGLASTSVGAYAGSEIMKGLLHVSIPLWVRRLVTIIPALVVLGFHVPPTVALVWSQAVLSLGIPFAIVPLFWATGSTSVMGKHADSRITRAVVWAVAAAVVALNIALVALTIAE is encoded by the coding sequence ATGTTGGGGCCCGCGTTCGTGGCCGCGGTGGCCTACGTGGATCCGGGAAACGTTGCCGCCAATGTCACCGCGGGCGCCCACTACGGCTACCTGCTGGTGTGGGTCCTCGTGCTCTCGAACCTCATGGCCGTGCTCATTCAGTACCAGTCAGCCAAGCTGGGGATCGTGACCGGCGCGTCGCTGCCGGAGACGCTCGGTGCCCGCCTGCCTCGGTGGGCGCGCATCGGATTCTGGGTCCAGGCGGAGATCGTCGCCGCCGCCACCGACCTCGCGGAGGTCATCGGCGGGGCCATAGCGCTGACCCTGCTTTTCGGCATTCCGTTGCTGTGGGGAGCCGTGATCACGGCTGCCGTCTCCTTCGTCTTGTTGGTCGCGCAGGGAAAACGGCAGCGCATCTTCGAGCGCGTTGTCATCGGTTTGCTCATCGTCATCGCCTTCGGATTCCTCGCGGGGCTTGCGATCTCTCCACCTCCCCTCGGACAGGTCGCCTCCGGGTTGATTCCCCGGTTTGAGGGTTCCGAAACCGTCCTGCTGGCGGCGTCCATGCTGGGCGCGACGGTCATGCCTCACGCCATCTACCTTCACTCCGCGCTGGTCAACGACCGCTTCGGCGGCTCGCGTCGCGGGATCGGCGTGCTGCTTCGCGCCAGCAAGTTCGATGTCGCCTGGGCCCTGCTCGTCGCGGGGCTCGTCAACATCGGGCTGCTCGTACTCGCGGCCCACTCCCTCTTCGGTGTGGCAGGTACCGACTCCATCGAGGGCGCGCACGCGGCCATCGTCGCGGGCCTCGGGGGCGTGGTGGGCACGATCTTCGCCATCGGCCTGCTCGCCTCCGGCTTGGCGTCAACCTCGGTCGGCGCGTATGCTGGCTCCGAGATCATGAAGGGCCTCCTGCACGTATCCATCCCGCTGTGGGTGCGCAGGCTGGTGACGATCATTCCCGCCCTCGTCGTCCTCGGGTTTCACGTCCCGCCGACGGTCGCCCTGGTGTGGAGCCAGGCCGTGCTCTCCCTCGGCATCCCCTTCGCCATCGTGCCGCTGTTTTGGGCAACGGGATCAACGTCCGTGATGGGAAAGCACGCGGATAGCCGGATTACCCGGGCGGTGGTGTGGGCCGTGGCGGCGGCCGTCGTTGCGCTCAACATCGCGCTCGTGGCCCTCACAATCGCGGAATGA
- a CDS encoding sodium-dependent transporter has product MTNETTTRNTRDTFNTRLVFLMAAIGSAVGLGNIWRFPYVAYENGGGAFLVPYIVALLTAGIPILWFDLAFGHRFRGSTPLAFRRLDKRFESIGWFKVGVNFFIAIYYAAIIAWAALYTIKSVNHAWGDDPESYFMKDFLNADPSSTYSGNVVWSILIVMILVWLLCIVTLATDINKGIGKMTSIFLPLLAVMFIILVVRALFLPGAVDGLNAFFTPNWSVLSDPHVWIAAYGQIFFSLSIGFGIMITYASYLKPRTNLTNTGMVTAFANSSFEVLAGIGVFATLGYMAAQQGVQVDEVASSGIGLAFIAFPTIINLMPLGGLFGILFFGSLFLAGITSLISIMEVVISAVADKFDIERRRAAVYTGTVMAVLSCFLFSTASGLVTLDIMDKFTNNIGIVFGAVCALLTVGWITGRRREMEQHINAVSSVRVGPFWQFLTFAATPVLLIYFLANEIITLINEGYEGYSSTQIGLFGWAVVAVMLIGSFVMPLIPFRGAQYLDGLATSDYGVPTGGREKGAPNPLAAGK; this is encoded by the coding sequence ATGACGAATGAAACGACCACTCGGAATACCCGAGATACGTTTAACACGCGCCTGGTGTTCCTCATGGCTGCTATCGGCTCTGCCGTCGGCCTCGGCAACATTTGGCGCTTCCCGTACGTTGCCTACGAAAACGGCGGCGGTGCCTTCCTCGTTCCCTACATCGTCGCCCTGCTGACCGCGGGTATCCCGATCCTGTGGTTCGATCTCGCTTTCGGGCACCGCTTCCGCGGCTCCACGCCGCTGGCCTTCCGACGCCTTGACAAGCGCTTCGAGTCCATCGGCTGGTTCAAGGTGGGCGTGAACTTCTTCATCGCCATCTATTACGCGGCGATCATCGCGTGGGCGGCGCTGTACACCATCAAGTCGGTCAACCACGCCTGGGGCGATGACCCGGAGTCCTACTTCATGAAGGACTTCCTCAACGCCGATCCGTCCTCGACCTACTCCGGCAACGTTGTGTGGTCCATCCTGATCGTCATGATCCTGGTGTGGCTTCTGTGCATCGTCACCCTGGCCACCGACATCAACAAGGGCATCGGCAAGATGACCTCCATCTTCCTGCCGCTGCTGGCCGTCATGTTCATCATCCTCGTGGTGCGCGCCCTGTTCCTGCCGGGTGCCGTCGATGGCCTCAACGCCTTCTTCACCCCGAACTGGTCGGTCCTGTCCGACCCGCACGTGTGGATCGCCGCCTACGGCCAGATCTTCTTCTCGCTGTCCATCGGCTTCGGCATCATGATCACCTACGCGTCCTACCTCAAGCCGCGCACCAACCTGACCAACACCGGCATGGTGACCGCGTTCGCTAACTCCTCCTTCGAAGTCCTCGCGGGCATCGGCGTCTTCGCGACCTTGGGCTACATGGCCGCCCAGCAGGGCGTCCAGGTCGACGAGGTGGCCTCCTCCGGCATCGGCCTGGCCTTCATCGCCTTCCCGACGATCATTAACCTCATGCCGCTCGGCGGCCTGTTCGGCATCCTGTTCTTCGGATCCCTGTTCCTGGCCGGTATCACCTCGCTGATCTCCATCATGGAGGTCGTCATCTCCGCCGTTGCCGACAAGTTCGACATCGAGCGCCGCCGCGCCGCCGTCTACACCGGCACCGTGATGGCGGTGCTGTCCTGCTTCCTGTTCTCCACGGCGTCCGGCCTGGTGACCCTGGACATCATGGACAAGTTCACCAACAACATCGGCATCGTCTTCGGCGCCGTCTGCGCCCTGCTCACCGTCGGCTGGATCACCGGCCGCCGCCGCGAGATGGAGCAGCACATCAACGCCGTCTCCTCCGTCCGCGTCGGCCCGTTCTGGCAGTTCCTCACCTTTGCCGCCACCCCGGTCCTGCTCATCTACTTCCTCGCGAACGAGATCATCACCCTCATCAATGAGGGCTACGAGGGCTACTCCTCGACCCAGATCGGCCTGTTCGGCTGGGCGGTCGTCGCCGTCATGCTGATCGGCAGCTTCGTCATGCCGCTCATCCCGTTCCGCGGCGCGCAGTACCTCGACGGCCTTGCGACCTCCGACTACGGCGTGCCCACCGGCGGCCGCGAGAAGGGCGCCCCGAACCCCCTTGCTGCCGGAAAGTAG
- the metS gene encoding methionine/alanine import NSS transporter subunit MetS, whose protein sequence is MNTSAVLLMLLFIIVIWGGLAFSVFLLSRTDDNTTGELGDAPGTDDASLLHRVHKTA, encoded by the coding sequence ATGAATACCAGCGCAGTTTTGCTCATGCTCCTGTTCATCATCGTCATCTGGGGAGGCCTCGCGTTCTCCGTCTTCCTGCTCTCCCGCACCGACGACAACACCACCGGTGAGCTTGGCGATGCACCGGGCACCGACGACGCCTCTCTGCTGCACCGCGTGCACAAGACGGCCTAA